GGCACCGGTGAAGTTCGGCATGAGCCTGTTGGCCAAAGTGATGACCAAAAGCACATACCGCATCTGAAAAACGCCCATAAAAAAGGCGACTGCCGCAAAGCAGTCGCCTTTTTTGTGCCTGGATTTCTTAGCTCGGCATATTGCGCGCGTAGAAAATCTCAAGCATTTCGTGCTTCACACGCTCGGTCACCTGGGCGCGTTGCTCAGACGACAGATTGCTGGTGGCATCGCCGAACAGGTAGTTATCCAGTTCGAAGTTCTTCAGCAGCATTTTGGTGTGGAACAGGTTTTCCTGGTACACGTTAACGTCGGTCATCTGGTACGCGTCGCGGGTGTCTTCGGAAAGGTAGTTCTGGATCGAGTTGATCTCGTGGTCGATGAAGTGCTTGTTGCCTTCAACGTCACGGGTGAAGCCGCGCACACGGTAATCCACGGTCACTATGTCCGAATCGAACTGGTGAATCAGGAAGTTGAGCGCTTTGAGCGGTGAAATGACTCCACAAGTCGACACGTCGATGTCCACACGGAAAGTCGCAATACCGGCGTCCGGATGGATTTCCGGGTAGGTATGCACCGTGATATGACTCTTGTCGAGGTGGGCCAGGATGATTTCCGGCAGCGGACCCGGCGACTCTTCGATCTGGCTTTCGGTCGGGGTGACCGGTTCTTCCGAGATCAGAATCGTGACGCTGGCACCCTGAGGCTCATAGTTCTGACTGGCAATGTTCAGAATGTTGGCACCAATGATTTCGACAACTTCCGTGAGGATCTGCGTCAGGCGTTCCGCGTTGTACTCTTGATTGATGTACTCGACGTAAGCCTGCTGGTCTTGCGGGGTTTCCGCGTAGCAGATGTCATAGATGTTGAAGCTCAAGGTCTTTGTCAGGTTATTGAACCCGTGGAGCTTGAGTTTGCTTTTCACCGTTAAAAACTCTCTATGTATGCGGCCCGGCCGCGTGATCAAGCATGCCCGTCAAGTGCGAACAACGCACCTGCGTAGGACGGTTAACACCTCTTCGCGATGGCGATTTTGGTTATCTGTTCAGGCGGCTGACCCGTCGGTTGACCGATCACTGCCCTGAAAAAAGTGGCGCATTATGCAGACGTCAGCGGGGGATCGCCAGAGTCTGCACTGCTTTTATGATAGTTGAATGTCGGCTTAGCCGAGTTCGATGATTTCGTAGTCGTGGGTGATCGCTACGCCGGCTGCGCCGAGCATGATCGAGGCCGAGCAATACTTCTCCGCCGACAGCTCGATGGCGCGTTTGACCTGAGCTTCTTTCAGGCCACGGCCCTTGACCACGAAGTGCATGTGGATCTTGGTGAACACCTTCGGATCTTCGGTCGCGCGTTCGGCTTCCAGATAAGCTTCGCAGCTTTCAACCGCCTGACGGGACTTCTTCAGGATGCTGACCACATCGAAATTGCTGCAACCGCCAACGCCCAGCAGGAGCATTTCCATCGGGCGAACACCCAGGTTACGACCACCGGCGTCCGGCGGACCGTCCATGACCACGACATGACCGCTGCCGGATTCGCCGAGGAACATGGCTTCGCCAGCCCATTGGATGCGTGCCTTCATCGCCAAGACTCCACTGTAGAAAAAAGGGTCGCCAGCTTAGCACAGGGCCCTGCTTTGACTGCGAGCGGTGATCCTAGGATCGATGCCTTTACCGCGTAGGTAATTTCTCGAATTTTCGACGAAGTGTCTGGTAAGCTGGCGCCAATTCACTGGCGCCTAGCCAGTATTTGTAGCGACCGCCTCAGCGCCTCATATAAAAACCAAATATAACCGTGCAGTCTTTTCGGGATACAACCATGGTTGGTATTACCCCCACACCCAAAATCAAGAACCTCGACAAGCTGCTGATGCACTGCCAGCGCCGGCGCCATGCGGCCAAGAGCAACATCATCTGTGCCGGGGATCGCTCGGACACGCTGTACTTCATCATCCGCGGTTCGGTCACGATCCTGATCGAGGATGACGACGGCCGCGAGATGATCATCGCTTACCTGAATGCCGGGGACTTCTTCGGTGAGCTGGGCCTGTTCGAACAGGCCGGTCAGGAACAGGAGCGCAGTGCCTGGGTGCGGGCCAAGGTCGAGTGCGAAGTCGCGGAAATCAGCTACGCCAAATTCCGTGAGTTGTCGCAGCAGGATCCAGACATTCTTTACGTACTCAGCGGACAAATCGCACAACGCCTGCGCAACACCACGCGCAAGGTCGGCGATCTGGCGTTCTTCGACGTCACCGGC
The sequence above is a segment of the Pseudomonas sp. HS6 genome. Coding sequences within it:
- the speD gene encoding adenosylmethionine decarboxylase — its product is MKSKLKLHGFNNLTKTLSFNIYDICYAETPQDQQAYVEYINQEYNAERLTQILTEVVEIIGANILNIASQNYEPQGASVTILISEEPVTPTESQIEESPGPLPEIILAHLDKSHITVHTYPEIHPDAGIATFRVDIDVSTCGVISPLKALNFLIHQFDSDIVTVDYRVRGFTRDVEGNKHFIDHEINSIQNYLSEDTRDAYQMTDVNVYQENLFHTKMLLKNFELDNYLFGDATSNLSSEQRAQVTERVKHEMLEIFYARNMPS
- a CDS encoding OsmC family protein, whose translation is MKARIQWAGEAMFLGESGSGHVVVMDGPPDAGGRNLGVRPMEMLLLGVGGCSNFDVVSILKKSRQAVESCEAYLEAERATEDPKVFTKIHMHFVVKGRGLKEAQVKRAIELSAEKYCSASIMLGAAGVAITHDYEIIELG
- the crp gene encoding cAMP-activated global transcriptional regulator CRP, translating into MVGITPTPKIKNLDKLLMHCQRRRHAAKSNIICAGDRSDTLYFIIRGSVTILIEDDDGREMIIAYLNAGDFFGELGLFEQAGQEQERSAWVRAKVECEVAEISYAKFRELSQQDPDILYVLSGQIAQRLRNTTRKVGDLAFFDVTGRVARCLLELCKQPDAMTHPDGMQIKVTRQEIGRIVGCSREMVGRVLKDLEERNLVDVKGKTMVVFGTR